The DNA sequence ttcctCTTGTCAAGAGTCTTGAATTtactgacagcaaaatgttaaacgaattttgtgtcttaagacataaaattcgtttaacattttgttgccaacacagtagggaaaaagggtatttttattcgtcttgtcaggatacaattcgtttaacatttacaacacaataggaagaagtgtcacagagaaaaaaaaaagtaggttctacaaaaatagcctattagttattttattcgtcttgtcaaaatactaaagtttaacattttgctgttaaCACAGTAGgaagtgtcgcagagaaaaataaataaataaataccacacgcaatttaaaattataggctaagcaatatataaacaaaacctaGTTGAATGTTATTCAGggacagcgcatccacactttgctttattcttcttttatctttattctgctctgtcacttatcgacaacctgcctgttctgtcacCACCAGTAGGCTACAACCTGCTCTGAGGACCGTTATGCACGTTGCGTGCACATACCCCGCAAATGAAACGCGTGATGCACAGAGCACTGGATCATGCGTGCAGCGCGTGCATAACAGTCCTGAGTGCAGGCTGTACCAGTGGTCAATGAGAATAAGGATCTTGTTAAACCGTCTGCTCCCATTCAAAttacaccagagttaccgactgCTACCGCATTTTATTCGGAAATTTAATCCGGCAATGCAAGAAATCTAGTCGGGTGCAGACCTCTAgtagtgagtataaggtttttctatgaatctTTGctaatcgcctttcctaataatgtgctagttagccagttctgcggctaaagtttacagtctcATGAGAGTGGCTTGTCGCCTCATGGAAGCAAGAGGCGGTGTGAACacagctcattagcatttaaaggaacatgcacCGAAACGGCTCGCTGTGAACAAAGCTGTTTTTGACATGGTAAAaatggtgttgttttacactaccattgagaaattttaaccaaagcatGCTATAGACTTTttattaagaccctaaagaatcatatcaacttgtggattGATTCGTCTTTGATTATGAATGcgatattgcctagcttgtcagtgaactacggctctgtgtattaactgccactccatctgaaagcaggtgatggagatttactgctaatcacgaaataccggctttactgacgagatgcgcatgataatcaagtacgattaattgcacagccctagtcTCAAGGTATCTTTTATGTGCAAAagactttccacactgagagcaggttCAGTTCATCTTTATTCATTTTCCGAAGGCAATTTGGTTGCAGCAAACAATCatttaacataaacaacaaaaacaaaatacaaaaaaaacacagcacatTTCGTTCCTAAAAAGTTcttaactgaaatttaaaaactttacagCTGAGGGGATGAATGAAGGTCTAAACTGATTTGTTTTACTAATAGGGGTTCTATAACAAATGCCAGAAGGGAGAAGGTGAAACTTGTGATACATAGGGTGGGAATCATCTAACAAAGAGTAAGCAACAGCACGCACATCGATGAACCTTGCAGTGTCCTTTCtgtgtttccacactgagagcaggtgaAAGGCTTTTACCCAGTATGAATTAACATGTGCCTCTTAAGGTTTGATTTATGTGTAAAagtctttccacactgagagcagctgaaatGCTTTTCTGAAGAGTGAGTTAGCAAATGAATCTTAAGTTGTCCTTTCTGTGTACAAGTTTTTCCACATTGAGAGCAGGTGAAAGGCTTTTTCCCAGTATGAATTACCATGTGATCCTTAAGGTTAGATTTATCTCTAAAAGTTTTTCCACACTGGGAGCAGGAGAAAGGCTTTTTCccagcatgaattaacatgtgcCTCTTAAGGCTCGATTTGTGTgtaaaactcttcccacactgagagcagctgaaagaCTTTATCCCAgtatgaattaacatgtgaGTCTTAAGGTATCCTTTActtgtgaaactctttccacactgagagcagctgaaagactttattccagcatgaattaacatgtgatTCTCACAGCATACTTTATAtgcaaaactctttccacactcagAGCAGCTGAAAGACTTTACTCCAgtatgaattaacatgtgatTTTCAAGGCTTGCTTTACGTGTGAAagactttccacactgagagcagctgaaaggctttTCTGAAGTGTGAGTTACCAAATGATTTTGAAGTTGTCCTTTCTGTGTAAaacactttccacactgagagcagctgaaaggctttATCCCAgtatgaattctcatgtgatTCTTAACGCTTGCTCTctgtgtaaaactctttccacactgagaacAGCTGAAAGGCTTTATTCTAGCATGAATTAACATATGATCCTTAAGATTTTTGTTACGTGTGAAAGACTTTCTgcactgagagcagctgaaaggccTTTTGACGTCTGTTATTTGAATGCTGCAATTCACTGATTTTTCTCCATTGACATCATGATCTTTCTGATCCTTATGTTTCTCCTCCACTTCATTCAGatcttgtttttcttctttcactTTCATCAGGCctaaaatgaaatcattataaaGATGAAAATCAATtggtacattttaaaaataaaaggataaaatatttgtgtacaGAAAAACGATGTCAAAACTGTCCCTTTTTAACACAAATCCatgaaaatgactaaaaacacAGTATTATGCTGCCAGGCCAGTAGATGGCGATGCcattttgtaaagaaacactacaCACTGACAGCTCCAGAAAACAGGGTTTGATCTTTGATTGCTTTCTGtaaagtaacattttaaataacattatattcaTGCTATTAGGagaaacaatgtttaatttgGTCACTGGCTTgatttacatacacacacacaaaaaaacattgaacaCTTTTTAGACAAATCAAATCTGACTGAACTTGAATAATTACACATCAGAAATCACTGATTACAGATCAGACATTAGAATAAATAAGTTTACTTCCATGCTGTGACAATGCTGCCAGGTATATGtaaccctggagcacaaaaccagtctaatAAATAACCAATGGAATAAATAacctttccattgatgtatggttcgTTAGGATtgaacaatatttggccaagatacagcTATTTAGAatatatctggaatctgagggtgcaaaaaaaaataaataaataaaaatcacttttaaagttgtccaaatgaagttcttagcaccgcatattactaatcaaaaatttagctttgatatatttacggtaggaaattgacaaaatatcttcatggaatgtgatctttacttaatatcctaatgactTTTAGCATAAAAGacaaattgataattttgacctatacagtgtgtttttggctattgctgcaaatatacctgtgctacttatgactgcttttgtgctccaggccagggtcacatatatcttACAGTAAAAGTCAGTTTGCAAAGCCTGCTGCAAAACTGTTACTGACTTACAGTGAAATGTACCAAACAAGCAAATAATGCTCCACTGAGACATTcacatactttaaaataaccaCAGTCCTATAGCGACTTTACTTAAAATGTGGCTTCTACTGaagtaaaaacaaattcagtcTCACACGCTCTGAGTTCAACACAGTTGTTTGATTCCAAAAAGCAAAAGTAAAGTCTaattaaagtaataaataaatatcctCAGTGTCCAGTCACATTTCCATAAGAACTTTGAAACATggatttaagacattttaatgatAGTTAAGGtcttatttttacataaagGATCTGTGGATGCACCACAAACAACCATTAAAGatgaatgaagaataaacaccaacctccttgttcctcctgttttattctccgggtttctggttcctcgtgttttattctccaggtttctggttcctcgtgttttattctgcaggtttctggttcctcgtgttttattctccaggtttctggttcctcgtgttttattctccatgtTTCTGGTTCACTCGTGTTCtcctcactctcctctttaacaaaCACCATCTTCACAGCAGCAGGTCTCAGTTCAGATGATACTCCTCCAGATATTCCTGCTTGCTTCAAAACTTAGTCACGACTGTGAGGATGAGAATATTACAGGTATTTATTGTCCTGATCCAAAAACTGTATTTCTCTATTAACAGAAACAACATTTCTAACCGTTTGTATTAAGCCATCATCACGACAAAACAACAGAGAGCGCGGTGAAACTAATCTTCTTCATCTGAGGTTTAATGGTGTTTGGCAAACAAACGcatgtgttttagcgccacccgCTGTACTGGAGTGAAGCGGAGAGAGGAGGGAAATAATACGGGGCAATAGAGTGTGGGGAACTACAAAAAATAACTGCAGTACATTGAAGTACAACTGTTGATTTGCAGTATAATGAATTATATAACTGCAGTTCATTACAGTTCAACAGCAGTAAAACTGTAGTACAATGAGTGCAACTGTAGAAGTACAGATAACTGCAGTTCAGTGATATGCTGAAATGCATGTGGatatttcagatgcaaaaacttCTAAGTCTATCTGATtaagtattacattttttttatgagcatttttaaatgaagctCCTATTATTAgattcagtaatttcactttaaatagagcactttcaagtatatttaaaaaaaagggaaaaaaataaggGGTGCTGGGttacagttaaggggttaatgcAGCAAGAAAGAAAACGACAAGAGGGAGATCTCTGATAAAATTATGTTATCACGGGAAATATAAACCATTGTCCATCATTTTGCAATTAGTGATAAAGACCAACACCTcgcaaaattataaatatttcagttttaaaccatgaaggtGAGCCAGTGCATGCCACACAAACAATTTGCAAACTGCATGAACGTTATGCCCGTGAAGTTAACTCCAGTCAATTCATTAAGCTActgaaaatgaaagtaaaaactGACCGAGCTGTCGGCATCTGACGCTGTATTTGTTATGGGTTGGTGGTTGTGGCGAAGATAAAAGTAAACACTAATGAAAGACGGGAGAACAAACAGCTTCAACACACCTTTGCCATTTATTAACACAGTAGAACGGACAAAATACACTGGAGAACTCAAAGCTTAtaaaggaacaggaacaaaagagcaaacaacgtaatCAAACTCAGGTGGAGACAATGACtgataattaattaacaagaaaTGGAACttaaccaaataaggaaaacgggGACATGGACAGGCAGACACGTTACAGTACCTCCCCCTCCCGGTAGGCGCGTCCTGCGCCACAACAGTACAACCGGGGAGGGGGGGGCGGGCGCCCTGGGTGCCGGTGCAGATCCGGGACACCAAGGAGGCATCCAGGGCAGCGCAGGAGACCCTTAGTgaccatggcgggtcaggggactccggtggccatggcgggtcaggaggCTTGGCAGGCCAAGGCAGGTCAGGAGGCTTGGCAGGCCTAggaggagcagggagcttgggagGCCTAggaggagcagggagcttgggcgGCCTAggaggagcagggagcttgggagGCCTAggaggagcagggagcttgggcgGCCTAggaggagcagggagcttgggcgCCCATGGAGGATCCAGGAGCTCGGGCGCCCAAGACGGAGCAGGACACATAGGGGAGCTCTGGGCAGCGCTCTTgtagcgcggagacagggaggcgccttcgtggcgcaggcactggggtgCGCTCTTGCAGTGCGGATTCTGggcggcgctcttgcagcgcggattctagggggcgctcttgcagcgcggagacagggaggcgtcttcgtggcgcaggcactggggtgCGCTCTTGCAGCACGGATTCTAgggggcgctcttgcagcgcggagctagggaggcgccttcttggcgcaggcacaggggggcgct is a window from the Onychostoma macrolepis isolate SWU-2019 chromosome 03, ASM1243209v1, whole genome shotgun sequence genome containing:
- the LOC131537100 gene encoding gastrula zinc finger protein XlCGF8.2DB-like; translated protein: MVFVKEESEENTSEPETWRIKHEEPETWRIKHEEPETCRIKHEEPETWRIKHEEPETRRIKQEEQGGLMKVKEEKQDLNEVEEKHKDQKDHDVNGEKSVNCSIQITDVKRPFSCSQCRKSFTRNKNLKDHMLIHARIKPFSCSQCGKSFTQRASVKNHMRIHTGIKPFSCSQCGKCFTQKGQLQNHLVTHTSEKPFSCSQCGKSFTRKASLENHMLIHTGVKSFSCSECGKSFAYKVCCENHMLIHAGIKSFSCSQCGKSFTSKGYLKTHMLIHTGIKSFSCSQCGKSFTHKSSLKRHMLIHAGKKPFSCSQCGKTFRDKSNLKDHMVIHTGKKPFTCSQCGKTCTQKGQLKIHLLTHSSEKHFSCSQCGKTFTHKSNLKRHMLIHTG